The bacterium genomic sequence CTGGTAAATTTATACAAACATTACACAAACATTGATTTACGGTTGCCTCATCAAACCGTAAAACCGCTTCAAATTCCGCTAAATTTTGTCGGCAATGGAAGCATGGGAACGCATGCTCCTTCCACCGCATTGGTTTTATTTGCATTTTTCCTCCTTTCTAACTTCCCCAGTTGTTATATTTCCCCTAAAAACTCTACAAAGTTAAAAGGGGTGCCACCTACGTAGGCGGCAAAAACCATCCATACCTCACCCTCCGAGGAGAACTGGAAGTCCCAGTCTCCCGAGCGATGGATGTGTATCGCTCCGATTTGCTCCGGAGCAACCTCGTCCCCTGCGGTTTCCCACTGGTTCTCTGCCAGCGGGCAATCCCTAAACAAAACCATCTCTGAAATTATTTTACACATTTTTCTCTCCTTTTTTTTCCCGGCATAATTGCCGGTTTAGTTCCTCACGTCCGCCCTGGATACTCAATCAAGAGCGGGATCAAGAGCTAAGCGGGGTTAATAGTCTCCGCAGCATATATCCTCATAACTGCATCCATCAGCGCATCTGTCGCACTGATACCCAAGCCGCACATCCTTAGCTGTGAGCATATTAGGACGCTCACATGTTGGGCACTGATACGCCCTGGGGTTGTTCTCTGTAGCCCGTCGTAGAGCGGACTTGCCACCTGGATCCGCAAATAAGTATCTTTTCATGGTTTTTCCTCCTAATTTTTCCCCGGCGTGATTGCCGGCTGCTTTTTTATAGAGCTACCCTGGATTAAAACTGTTACCAATAAATATTATTATTAAGCTGGTGTAACATAATCTCTAATCGTTTTAATATAGTCTTATAGCTTCTACGTTTACCCTTCCTGATTCGCATTAATAAAGAATTCTCGTCGAACCGATGTTCCTTGCAATGAGCACTTCTTGATAAAGCAATTAAATTATCTGGGCTGTCATTAGTAAAATCCCTATCCTTATGGTGGATGTCACAACCTTTTGGAATTTCACCGTAATACTCTTGATATGCTTTTCTTGTTTTGTTGCCGTTATGTTTTAACATGGGTTCCTCCAAATAAAAAAAGGGCGCTCCATAGAGTTTGAGGCGAATAAATGGTTTCCCAAAGATTCACTCTATAAAGCGCCCGATTAATTGTTTTATGAAATAAAAAATCCATTTACCGCCTCAATCCCTACTTATAAAACTTACTGGAGAATGTCAAGTGAAAACGTAAACTATTTAAGATAGTACTGCGAACACTGTGCCACATTGTTAATTTATTTGATATATTTGTATAGGCTGTTGATTTTGTTTGATAATAAAAAAAACTTGACATAGTTAAAAGATTGGTAGTATATCGTTTGTAAAAGCAAAACTGGTGATTAGCCCGTGTCACTATTTTAGCGGGCTGACGTGGTGTTGGTCTGTAAGCCATTGATTTTACATGTGGATAAAAACGGTGAAAATAACCTAAAAAAACTTAAGATAACATACAAAACTGTTGACATGATTTTATCGGTGTGCGATTATCGGTCATAAAAAGTTTACATAATCCAGAAAAATGAAAAAACCGTGAAAGATTAGGGATGTATGGAAAATAAAAAGTGTACGAAAATCGAATATGTGTAATCGTGCACAAACAGCACAAGACAATGATAAAATATATTCAAGTACCTATGGGGAAGAGAGAATATGACAAGAGCAGAGGAAATAGCAAAGCAAGAAGAATGGATTAAAAAACATCCATCATACAAGAAACCAAGAAGGGTAGTCTTTTATAAGTCAAGCCAGTCTAATAAAAAAATTAAGCCATCTAAAAAACATAGACAAAAGAATATAAATAAAGAGTACCGAAAGGCATTAAGAAGAAATAAACGTGGGCTTATTACAAATATAACAAGATCAGAACAAACCTTCAAAGACCTGCTTAACGCATTAGAGATAGAATATAATTTTCAAAGGATTTTTACAGTCGGCAAGAAAGGTTATATAGTTGATTTTTATTTAACGGACTATTTAACTGTTATTGAAATTGACGGCTCTAATCATAACGAGAAAGAACAAGATACAAAAGACGGTGAGAGGACAGACAATTTGTTAAAATTGGAGAAGATTAAACATATTATTAGATTTGATAACGACGAAGTTCTTTATATGTCTATAAATAATCTTAAAAGAATCCTGGGATTAAAGATATGCCCATTTATTGAGGACTTGTTATGATAACAATATATCACACCTATCAGAGCAATCAAGCCAAATTGGATATAAACAGACAGCTTGTAATCGAGCTACAGCGTACATTAACACCAAGGCAAGGGTAAACTGGAGATATAATGGGCGATTTAATCACTTATTTTTATAGTCTTGATCAAGACAACCAATATGTGATGATGTATTACAGGGTGTGCTCAAGCGCAGAGACAACACAATACATTATGATCAGGATGTACTAAAAAAACCAACTACCGCAGCAGAAAAGCTACCAAGCCGCCCAAAAGCTTTTAAACGCCCGCAATGAAAAGGATAAAAACAATGAATGACCCTGGACAAACAAGCAATGGGCGGTGCTTACCGAGATTGTCTGGGGATTTATATAAGCGGTTTTTCCAGAATTTATCCCTCACGTGTAACGTTACAAAATCAGCGGCAAGCATAGGTGTATCGCGTCAACATGTACATCATCTCAGACGCAACAACAAACAGTTTGCCAAAGACTGGGATGATGCTATAGAGCGTGCTACAGATACACTGGAGGCGGAGGCCAGGCGTCGTGCTCTGGAAGGGTTCGCCAGGCCAATCTATTATCAAGGTAAAAAAGTCGGTGACGAGATTCTGTATTCTGATCAGTTGATGGTAACGCTGCTTCGAGCGCACAGACCGGATAAATTCCGAGAGTCAGGCTTTGATCTTCCTCCCGGATCAGAGATCGTCATAGCTATGAGACGTGCAGATGAGGTTAAGACCGATGA encodes the following:
- a CDS encoding HNH endonuclease codes for the protein MLKHNGNKTRKAYQEYYGEIPKGCDIHHKDRDFTNDSPDNLIALSRSAHCKEHRFDENSLLMRIRKGKRRSYKTILKRLEIMLHQLNNNIYW
- a CDS encoding DUF559 domain-containing protein — translated: MTRAEEIAKQEEWIKKHPSYKKPRRVVFYKSSQSNKKIKPSKKHRQKNINKEYRKALRRNKRGLITNITRSEQTFKDLLNALEIEYNFQRIFTVGKKGYIVDFYLTDYLTVIEIDGSNHNEKEQDTKDGERTDNLLKLEKIKHIIRFDNDEVLYMSINNLKRILGLKICPFIEDLL